Genomic window (Pseudoliparis swirei isolate HS2019 ecotype Mariana Trench chromosome 23, NWPU_hadal_v1, whole genome shotgun sequence):
tccctctcctaggatggacagatgcaatagatgtaatgtgtacagaaggacagatttagagttaaaatacattcaatgaatatgacagtgtatgaatagttcatagtaggcatattccacgatggagacatccatcaggcagatggcggtggggaggagtctcaacaggacagtgtcGTAGTCATGTGCAGGAAttccagacgatccatcaggcagatatctcatagggtccgatgaccccatgagacgaagtcaaaaggacttcgggagaaagcagagttagtaacgtgtgattgagagatgaaaattcatccttaaggagagaaaaaaagaggagataggtactcagtgcatctattgtacttctggtcacatgactattgtacttctggtcacatgacatctattgtacttctggtcacatgacatctattgtacctctggtcacatgacatctattgtacttctggtcacaggacatctattgtacctctgttcacatgacatctattgtacctctggtcacatgtcatttGACTGTGAGCCctaacccacttcctgtctgtgcccTTATAAGATTTGTGAAAGAGCGCCGGCCCTCCATTTCTCCAAACTTCAACTTCCTGGGCCAGCTGCAGCACTTCCAGGGCACTCTGAGCCACAAGGCCTCTGGCGGTGACCTCCTCATCCAGTGTCAGCCAGACGTCAACGACGCCGTGAACTACGCTCGCAACATTAATGCTCGTGCTGATGGTGTGACCGGCGACTCGGCAGAGGTCAAGCAGACACAACGGACAGAGAATTCCTCCCACACAACCCAGCAGAGACACTCTCATCCCGACGGACACAGGAACCGGCTGACTCTTCATCTGACTCTGAATCGAGTCCAGCAGCCTGCATGTGAGGCCGCAGCCCCGAGCCGCCGCAAACCGGTGGAACCGGCAGCCACGCCTCCTCGCCGGCAACTCCCAGCGGGCTCAGCTTCTCtgttggagaaaagaaaaagcctcACTCTCTTCTTGACCCCGGTGGAGATCCGCCCTCCCTCCTCAGCGAGCAGCAGCCGGCGTGAAAGGGGCCCCGCCGCGTCCAAAAGCGTCCACAAGAGGGAGCCGAGAGCAGAGCCTGAGGCGAAGACGCAGAGCCCCGCCCACAGGGTGCAGAGCCCCGCGCTCAGGGTGCAGAGCACCACCCACAGGGTGCAGAGCTCCGCCCACAGGGTACAGAGCACCGCCCACAGGGTACAGAGCTCCGCCCACAGGGAGCAGAGCCCCGCCCACGGCAAGTGCGGCACAGCGGAGGTGAAGGGGCGCGGTCTGCTGTCGCCGCTCGGCGCCACCCTCAACAAGCTGCTGGGGTGGGGGGAGCGGCTGCTGCTGGGCGGGCTGTTTGCCCACCCAGTCAGGATGGGCCGGCCTGCACTGCCCTACGGGtgctgagggggcggggcttctggtTCCATTTGCGTCTGCGCATGTTGAACCAAACcatacaagaggtctgacataACTTTAGTGTTCtatgtatttatgaatgtatttattgcaGAGCTGACTATTAACTATACTCACCATGAACCTCCACACAATGCATCTTGTTTATGACATATTAACATTTGTA
Coding sequences:
- the si:ch211-195b15.8 gene encoding dual specificity protein phosphatase 8, with product MVWSRDAERPPLSAILPRLYLGAEGDVTQERLASLGISYVLSVSRCSPQPSFLPPSRYLRIPIDDSLWAELLPWIPQALHFIDAAVSSGASVLVHCAAGVSRSPAVAVAYVMYRLGLDLDHAYRFVKERRPSISPNFNFLGQLQHFQGTLSHKASGGDLLIQCQPDVNDAVNYARNINARADGVTGDSAEVKQTQRTENSSHTTQQRHSHPDGHRNRLTLHLTLNRVQQPACEAAAPSRRKPVEPAATPPRRQLPAGSASLLEKRKSLTLFLTPVEIRPPSSASSSRRERGPAASKSVHKREPRAEPEAKTQSPAHRVQSPALRVQSTTHRVQSSAHRVQSTAHRVQSSAHREQSPAHGKCGTAEVKGRGLLSPLGATLNKLLGWGERLLLGGLFAHPVRMGRPALPYGC